GTACGAAGTTTTTGCTGCAAACCCACTTTAATTGCAGAACCTGGGTTCTGTGAAAGGGGTTTTCTACCCAAAGATGGTTCTTTTTGCTGGCTTTTTCTTGGCCTTTGTTTTCAGCCTGTGGCTCACTCTGTTTGGTTTCCTTAACAGAGCCGTCATCAGGtatttaaatactaaatattttttttcttcaagtatAGGTTTATGCTTCATACTATTCAACGACTGATTCAATTTGCCTTTTTCTTTGCAGACGTAAAAAAAGTAGTAGTTTTGAAATTCTTTCACAAGAAAACAATCTAATTAATTCAAATCGCATGGAGACAGAGTCAGAGTCAGAGGCAGCATGTTCAAAAAATTCTAGACATGGGGATACTGGGTATGATTCTTTTGCATCCGCCAGTTCAGGTTGTTCTAGCATTGATTTCCaagaaatcaataaaattgATTCGAATCATATTGAATCAGATGGAAAGGCTAAGGTAGCATATTCTGAATTTTTTGCAAATAAGGACGTGGGGCACGATGGTTTGGATGAAATAGAGCCAGAAACACCAAAATTTGAGTTCAAATTTCGGTTTCCGAGCTATGAAGAAATTGTTAGATGCAAGAAAGGGAACGGTGACTCTGTCAGCTCCGATAGCACCGCTCCCTCTACAAGCACCAGTAAGTATGAGTTCTTATCTGGGAATACTTTTAGCCACTTTCTTGAGGAGCCAGAAGCTGTGAGCTTTACGGTGAAAGAATTTTATGCTGATGATGATCATTCGATTGGCAGCAGCGAGATTCTCGATTATTCCGCCTTGTCTGAAGGAGATTCTATGGAGCAAAATTCAGTAGAAGAAGCTGTTCATGAAGAAGTTTCTGAGACTGCTGAGGTGCCAGAGAAGATAGAAGCTAAGGTATCTGCTGAAGATGCTCATTCTGGGAGTGAACAATTGGAGAAGTCAGAGATTGATTTGTTGGGTGAAGAAAAAAATGGTGCTGTTGGAAGGAAGTTTCTTTCAGAGAAGGATTTCATCGCTTCAGATTCCGATTCGGATTCTATTTTTTCAAGCTCGGTTGTGAGTCAATTAGTTGCTTCGACCAGCGATGGATTTTTGTCAGACAAAGATTTTGAAGGTACGGAGGATGGGGGGAATGTGGAATTAACAGGGGAAGACTTTGACTTGGAGGACATGGATTCGGAGAACTTGAGTATTGGGTATGAACCTGAagattctgaaggagaagataGTGATATTCTAGAACAACTTCGAAAACTCGAAGAGTCTGAAATGCAGAATTCAGATAATCCAAACCCAGAGAAGTTTGATGAGGATGTTTTTCATGATAAAAGCAATTCCAAAGAGGAAGAATTTGGGGGAAAAGATGAAAAACAAATGGATGGAAAACCCAATCCAAAGAATTCATCGGAGTGGGATACTGAGGATTCAAACGGATTGGAAACGCTGTGGGAACATCAAGATTTGATTGAGCAGCTGAAGATGGAGCTGAAAAAGGTCAGAGCCACAGGCCTTCCCACCATTCTTGAGGAGTCTGAGTGTCCAAAGATAATTGAAGATTTGAAGCCTTGGAAGATTGACGAGAAGTTCCAGCATGGAGATCGAATGAGTGAGCTTCACAGGTTCTACAAGAGTTACAGAGAACGAATGCGGAAATTCGATATCTTGAATTACCAGAAGATGTATGCAATAGGTCAGTCACTTGTTgccatttttcttcttgtttaatttctctgtttttttttttttttttttttttttttcatgaattttagagatttttgtttaatttttcaaagaaaaatcttcatatcaggtttttttttttttttttttgataagtaaagggGAAAGCAATTTGGGCTCATGTGGGTTTAGAACTTGATTAAGCCTATCCATAATTATGTACAACCAAAAACATTCGAGTAATTGACATGATTAATGCAACCCACCTAGCTTGGTTTAGGACCCACTAAATCTGGTTAAATGGGCATTGGTGGAATCATGAACTTCCTCAGATCCCAACCAAGCATTAGAGTCATTATCACATTAAAAAAGTAGGTTGGAGGAGATATTTATGTAATCAACAATAATTTATCTTATttgaatagagaaaaaaaaaaaaaaaaaaaaactataatttatcttattttcttgGGAAATCTTTTTCATGATGCTCCTTGCTCGAGTCCAAAAAACAATGGTTAGTTAAAGGTTCACATCCACAGTCTCTAATGCCATCCAGCCAGCCAGCCTGAACTTTCAACCCAGCAccaccatttaatttaaaagactattttattttgaaagggCTTTTACCTAAATTGAGATTTCTTTCTTGCCCTATAATAATCTAGCATTGATGGTAATGCTCCACCAAAACTTATTAAGAgctaatttaatttcttttgtgaaTAAACTAGTAGTAGATTTCCAGAGAAGCTGGGTAAAGCTATGTGCAAGGaatgtttatattattatttcttaatcaAAGTGACTTTTGGGTTATGCTTGCTGCATAGTTGTACTATAATCAGATTATTATTCTAAGTCTTATGAGATTTCATGATGATTTTATAGGTTTTCTTGAGTCGAAGGACCCACTAAAATCGTTTTCGAGCGGCAAATCCTCGGCTCCAGCAATCACATCCATTCTTTCGCAAAGCTTTTGGCTAAACAAACGCAAGAAATCCGAATTGGACCCAATGAAGAAGTTCATTAGAGAGTTGCATAGTGATTTGGAAGTTGTTTATGTTGGGCAGCTGTGCCTTTCCTGGGAAATCCTTTACTGGCAATATGAGAAGGCCTTAGAATTATATGAGTCTGACCCATGTGGACTACGTCCATACAATGAAGTTGCAGGTGAATTTCAACAGTTTCAAGTGCTCTTGCAAAGATTTATAGAAAATGAACCATTTCAGGGGCCAAGGGTTGAAAATTATGTCAAGAATCGATGTACCATGCGCAATCTTCTTCAAGTGCCTGTAATAAGAGGTGAGAATTCTTGAAACAATGAAATTGTATATAAGCGCTGCACCTTTAAGTCAATTAGTGCTCATTTCTTGATTTAGTGGCAAACTTAAACCAGCATAAACTTGCAGGGGAcaaaaggaaaggaagaagaggaagaggtgaTGGTGCCATTACAGTTGACATGCTGATAGAGATCTTGGAAGAATCAATTCGAATAATTTGGCAATTCATCCGAGCCGATAAAGATGCAAGTACCGTGATTCTGACATGTCGGAAAGATACTCAGGTTGCACTCCAAGACCCTGCAGATTCAGTGCTTCTGTTGGAGGTTCGAACAGATCTTCAAAAGGTTAGCTtcttttaccttttcattttctaaaactCCCATTTTCTTCTTGAGAACCAGAAATTCTCACTCCCATTTCTGATGCATATTGTTTTGGAATTTAGAAAGAGAAGAAGCTCAGAGAAATCTTGAGGAGTGGAGGCTGCATGTTAAAGAGGTTCCAAAAGTGTCAAGAAGAAGGCATAGAtcaccatttcttcttctctcaagTGGACGTGAAATTAGTGTCGAGGGTGTTAAACATGTCTAGGATTACAACCGACCAACTAGTCTGGTGTCGCAGTAAATTAAATCAGATTCGTTTTGTGAACCGAAAGATGCAAGTAGAATCATCCTTCTTGCTTTTTCCATGTTGACCGCATTCAGGGCACACATGTACATAATAGATAGAGGTCTCCAGTAacaattttggaaaattttggCTACTGCTAATCTATCTAATTGCTATTGCTTCCATTATAACTATGTAAATACAAATGTTTTGTTACGATTGATTGTGCATATATAAATTCTTATGagtattttttcttcttgttgtaaATGGTTTTCAATAATGAATTTTCCTTGAAGTTTGTATCATTTATGTTCGAGCCAACCACCACGTTGACTATGAAATAAGGAGTCTAGCCTCAGTAGAACCGTCGAGAGTCATGGTCAAATTTCTAACAAAGACAATTATAACCTTCGGACAACTTTTTCTCTCTGAAAATTTTCTTGTGGAATTGTTGCAACATTGTATGATAtgattcatttcattttcacaTTAATTTCAGTTGTAGACCGATTTCAAACCACAGCAAGTTGAACAATAGAAACCTATTGggttttatcttattaaaaaaaaaaaaaattcagttttttTGGTTATATAGCAAACTTTTCATAAGCATCCATATAACATTATGATGTTAGATTCAAATTACATATtgtataattcttttaaaatgcTTATTATCCTTTTATAATGGTTGCAAACCTCACCATAAAAATCACATTATGGTCACAACATCTAGAGGGTATATGTAGGGGCAGAACTAGCATTTAGGGTTTGgggataaaattttaatttaaaaatttttttaaggcatttttaaaatttttggaggaAAATAGGAGCCACATTGTTTCGCCCCAGCgtatatgttatttatattatcacattatttaaaattttcaaataatgtgACATTATATACACGGTTACGGTTGAATGCTATAGAATTTAATTTAGGTTATAAAATAATTCATTTGAATTTCACTCAAAAAATCAAACGCGGCACCATCTATTCCCTCAAGGGCCTGAACCAAGCCCTTACTGGAACTGGAATAAACAGTGTGGCCCATTCCACAAGTTTAGAAACTTTTGTAGAGCCCTTAACATGTCATTTAATCCCAACCGTCAATAATCCAAACTCCCAGAACCGTCAGATCTAGGGCTTCGTATAACCAAAACCCTATTTATACACTTTATTCAGTGAAAGGATATCCTCTCGCACGATCGCATAACTCACGGGGAGAGCCTGAAAATCTAAAAATGGTGCAGCGGCTCACGTATCGCACGCGCCACAGCTATGCCACCAAGTCCAACCAGCACCGGATCGTGAAGACCCCTGGTAAAACTTTCACTCTTCTGTGAATCTTTTTGTTGGTTGAAAATATTGTTCGGTAGTTGATATGGGTTTATGTTTGTATGTGGATTTAAGGTGGGAAGTTGGTGTATCAGACCACCAAGAAGAGGGCAAGCGGACCCAAGTGCCCTGTCACTGGAAAGAGAATCCAAGGGGTATGTTACTTTTACGTTTGATTTTGCTATTATGTGTTTGATTTAGCTTGTTGAACTTTATTTTGGAGCATTGGGTTTATGACGAAGGTGACATTTGCGAtcgtttttgcattttttttcttataaatatgtaTCTAATTATATGCCGTTTCAATTTGTGAACGAAAATTTGGCTcagctttttagtttttaatgaatttgatgTAGATTGTACGGATGTCTTGCTGTTTTGTGAATGTGTTAGTCTTAGATTGTTAGATATGTGACTGGGAGTCTGGATATTAGGTATCTTACTGCTGTTTGAAAATGAGTTTGGTTTGGATTTATAAAATGCCCTGATGGATGTGATAATCGGTTAATGTAGAACTGTGATGATAATCAAAAACTAATGCAGCACTGGATGTGGTCATGGTTACTTCTTTGTTTCGTCTAATATTCAGAAACTAATGCGTGGTAGACTAGTAGCGTCTTAGTAATGAATAAGAGAAAGGCACGAGGCCATATTGGTGATGATGAGTCTGAATGGAAATGTGAATATATGTGGTGGTTATGTGAGGCGAACAGTCATCTCATCCTGGGCTTTTGCTATATCTATCGTCATAGATTTCGGTGTAGgagatttgtttatttttcatacTTTGATGACATGTTGCATGAGAAGGGAAGTGAAATCCCAATTAAAAGGGACTGACTTTCGTTTTTATGTATAGAAATTTTTTCATATGACTATTGCAATTTTGtactttcttcttctatttctttatATAACTATAATATTGGAGTTTTACTTTTGCATAGCATTTTATCAAAGATTTTGGAAGTTGCGTCTAACATTTATTTTGACTTCATTGTTGATTAATCAGGTATCATCAGTGTTGTTACAGTTGATATGAGTAATATTGTCCTTGTTTTTTACAAAACTGTGTCCCATTTTGAAATTCAATTTGGCACAATGTTTAGTTATTTATCGACAGGATTTCCCTGGCCCCAAAAAATTTTATACTGGTGctagaaattgtttttttaccataggtagaaaaaaattatttaattatcatataaGGTGAAGGCGAATTCAGCTGATGAGTGCTGAAATATCTGATTGTGTTTGACTAGATTGTTCTTATTTTGTTACCTTTTCTGCTGGAGATTTAGCAGCTGTCTCAAACTTTCACATGGtgtttcaataatttttgaGACTATATGATGCATAGGTTGGTTTTTGACTAGTTTTTTGCGCGAAAAGTAGAGTTTCTTAATTTCATGAAATCGTGATCAAAacatttctttacttttttgtgTAGATGAGTACTATTAGATATAggccacctctctctctctctctcgtattTCTGAGTAAGGgaaatttctatttttccatCTTCGGATAAATCTTTTTATAGCacatttctttcttcaaattttggTTTATATGATCTCTATATTCTTGATAATAGGTAACTAACTGTTATATTATCTGTGATTAAAATAATTGTGTTGTGATTTTGGTCTCACGCAGATTCCTCACTTGAGACCTGCTGAATACAAGAGGTCTAGATTGTCTAGGAACCGAAGGACTGTGAATCGGGCCTACGGTGGTGTGCTGTCGGGAGGTGCTGTTAGGGAGAGGTATTTTACCATAAACTAGTGGTTGAAGTTTctggttatttttttttgtgattagaGCATTTTCCAAGTTAATTTCTTGGTTTTTGTAGGATAATTCGCGCCTTTTTGGTGGAAGAGCAGAAGATTGTGAAAAAGGTGTTGAAGATCCAGAAGGCAAAGGAAAAGCATGCCCCAAAGAGCTAAATTGAGTGGGTGATGAAGCAAAAGTAATTTGAGTTATGACATGCTTCAGAGTTGAGTGAAATTTTGGATTTTAGGTTGGTGTTGATGTAAACGTTGGATGGTATTTGAATGTTTTTACTAGTATTTTGTTTGCTACTGGATTACTCTTTTAAGTAACTTTTTTATTCTTATGGCAAATCTTTTACGTGGTTTTGTGTTATGATAATTTCTTCTTTAATGACATTGGCTTAgggtttctgtttgtttttatttccttccACTTTTTAAATTCTTCTAGTTGGcaattaaaaacaattacaacTGGTGGTTCACGCACAGTTTGAAAATTCGTAAGTTCCACTGCATGGTTGAGCAGGGTCTTCCCCGTTTTTTTAACGCTGTCATCTTCCTATTACCTTTGAAATTCATTTATATGAATGTGTTTCACGATACTTTTACCTATCGTCTATGTCGTTGATCCGACAGGCACTCAAATGTTGCCCTAGGTGAAAGATTTTCAATGTATTGGGttggaataatttttttcattagcATGTGAGAATTACTTGTTAAAAAATCAGGTAATCTGTAATTCTCACATGGTAAAGAGGAacgttatttttataaacttaaaccTAGTTTAGAGGAAAATTCATTGTACATATAATGCCTAAAATTGCATAAAGTAAATCCTTGACAGGGCTTAAACGTTAAAAGTATCCAAACCAAGAGATGTGACATTCTGTACAACCATGAGAGTCGCCTGGGCTTCCTCAGAGCTAGGATAGCAAAGAGATCGAAGTTTTAGTCTAGCATGGAGAAGGGTGGCAGTTTCTTTTGATTGTAGAGGGCCACTAACCAAACCGGCCATCTGTGACTCTGATTGTAATTTACATTGACATACAGATCAtgactttaaaaacaaaaaaaaaatttgagattataatatatatatatatatatatatatatatatataatgatttccTTGACTTATTTTAACATAAAGGCATGCGTCATTACTCTGGCcaaaattatcaaataaatagGCAGAAAAGGCGAGCAATAAGTACAAAAAAGTTAACAGGAAAACCCCTCACCTTCAGGCTTCATCGTAATTCCAAAAGTAATATGCCAAAATATGTGATTTTGATTTGTTGCTCAATCATTCCCCTATCCATTGAGGGAACCCCGCAGCAGATATTTGAAGATCCCACAGTTGTTGTGTTCTTGGGTCATACAATACCAAGCATTGAAATGAATCGCTTAGAACTACCAAATCATCCCACCGAAGCTGTGTCAGATGCCAAAGACCTGGAAGGAccattgttaattttttgtccAACTCCTTTCAACACCAGAATCATCCAACACCCATTTCTCATACCGTCCTCCTTCCAACTCACTGATCAAAGCTACAGAATCATTGATAACAGCAATTTTCCCAGAACTAGATTCTTCACTTCGGGGAAGCGGTACCTCTTTGAACACCTCATTGCCCAGATCAAAGGAAATCAAGAATTGGTGCTCCATGTTATCCTTCTCATAACCACACCAGTGATGAACTCCATTTAAGTATGCAGGAAAACAAGGTGAACGAATCAAATAAGATGGGTTTGGGGATGAATCCATCACTCTCCAAGAATCAGCACTAAGGCTGTACACCAAAACTTAACTTCGCATTGAGAATTGAATTTCAGAATCC
This window of the Corylus avellana chromosome ca5, CavTom2PMs-1.0 genome carries:
- the LOC132182514 gene encoding uncharacterized protein LOC132182514, with amino-acid sequence MVLFAGFFLAFVFSLWLTLFGFLNRAVIRRKKSSSFEILSQENNLINSNRMETESESEAACSKNSRHGDTGYDSFASASSGCSSIDFQEINKIDSNHIESDGKAKVAYSEFFANKDVGHDGLDEIEPETPKFEFKFRFPSYEEIVRCKKGNGDSVSSDSTAPSTSTSKYEFLSGNTFSHFLEEPEAVSFTVKEFYADDDHSIGSSEILDYSALSEGDSMEQNSVEEAVHEEVSETAEVPEKIEAKVSAEDAHSGSEQLEKSEIDLLGEEKNGAVGRKFLSEKDFIASDSDSDSIFSSSVVSQLVASTSDGFLSDKDFEGTEDGGNVELTGEDFDLEDMDSENLSIGYEPEDSEGEDSDILEQLRKLEESEMQNSDNPNPEKFDEDVFHDKSNSKEEEFGGKDEKQMDGKPNPKNSSEWDTEDSNGLETLWEHQDLIEQLKMELKKVRATGLPTILEESECPKIIEDLKPWKIDEKFQHGDRMSELHRFYKSYRERMRKFDILNYQKMYAIGFLESKDPLKSFSSGKSSAPAITSILSQSFWLNKRKKSELDPMKKFIRELHSDLEVVYVGQLCLSWEILYWQYEKALELYESDPCGLRPYNEVAGEFQQFQVLLQRFIENEPFQGPRVENYVKNRCTMRNLLQVPVIRGDKRKGRRGRGDGAITVDMLIEILEESIRIIWQFIRADKDASTVILTCRKDTQVALQDPADSVLLLEVRTDLQKKEKKLREILRSGGCMLKRFQKCQEEGIDHHFFFSQVDVKLVSRVLNMSRITTDQLVWCRSKLNQIRFVNRKMQVESSFLLFPC
- the LOC132183155 gene encoding large ribosomal subunit protein eL34z translates to MVQRLTYRTRHSYATKSNQHRIVKTPGGKLVYQTTKKRASGPKCPVTGKRIQGIPHLRPAEYKRSRLSRNRRTVNRAYGGVLSGGAVRERIIRAFLVEEQKIVKKVLKIQKAKEKHAPKS